In Paludibaculum fermentans, the genomic stretch CGGCAAAGGGAAGCCGTTCCTGTCGCAGAACAAGGCCGCCGCCGCGGCTCTGGGCGGTTGGCGCGTCGCAGCGATTTTCCAGACCCAGACAGGCTTAGCCTTGACGCCCGGACTTTCGTTTGACAGCGCCAACGCCGGCACCACCTCGCGGCCCAACCGGACATGCGACGGCAACATCAGCGGCGGAACCGCTCAACGCTGGTTCGACACCTCCTGCTTCAGCGTCCCCACCTCGTATGTCTTTGGAAACTCGGGCCGCAACGTACTGCGCGCGCCGGGTGTCCAGACCGTCGACCTCAGCCTGCAGCGCGACTTCCGGCTGAGACCCGACCATCCGCAGATCCTGCAATTCCGGGCGGAAGGCTTCAATTCTCTAAACCATCCGCAGCTCGGCGCACCCGGCCTGACCGTGGGCAATGCGACCTATGGGGTCATCACCGGAACCGCCTCCGACAACCGCCAAATCCAGCTTGGACTGAGGTTTACATTCTAGTGATGCCGGATCAACTATCCCGCCGGGCGCTGCTGGGCAGTGCCGTGACCGCCCTGGAGGTGTCGGCCCAGCGGCCGGCGCCCGCGGGCAAACCAAACATCATCGTCATGATGTTCGACGATCTTGGCGTCCGCGACTTCGGTTTTCTGGGCGCCAGGGACCTGCAGACGCCCAACATCGACAAACTGGCCGCGGGCGGAACCACCTTCACAAACTGGTACTCCTGCGCGCCGGTGTGCGCGCCGGCCAGGGGCGCCCTGATGACGGGGCGGTATCCGCTGCGGAACGGAGTCTCCGGCAACGGCCGGCCGTTGCCGCCCAGCGAGAAGACCATTGCCACCGTGCTTAAAAGCGGTGGATACAATACGGGACTGTGCGGCAAGTGGCATCTGGGCAGCACGCCGGAGACGGTGCCGAACGCGCATGGCTTCGATTCGTTCTATGGCTTCCTGGAGGGCTGTGTCGACTACTATTCGCATCGCTTCTACTGGGGCGAGCCCAAGCGGGCAAACTTCCACGATCTGTGGCGCAACCGCCAGGAGATCTTCGAGGACGGCCGCTATCTCACTGAACGGATAGGGGAAGAGGCGGTCGGCTTCATCCGCCAGCGGCGGCAGCAGCCGTTCTTTCTGTACACCGCATTCAATGCCGTGCACTACCCGATGCACGCGCCGCAGAAGTACCTCGACCGCTTCCCGAACCTGCCGCCGGAGCGCAGGATGTATGCCGCCATGCTGTCGGCTGCGGACGACCAGATCGGCGCCATGGTGTCAGCCCTGGAGAGCACCGGCCAGCGCGAGCGGACTTTACTATTCCTGGTTGGAGATAACGGAGCCACGACGGAACGCCGGGCGGGCCTGGGCCAGAATCTCGCGTCGGCCGGCCACAATCTGCCGTTCCGGGGCTACAAATTCAGTACCTTCGACGGCGGTATGCACGTGCCGGCGCTGATGAACTGGCCGGGGCATATTCCGGCGGGCAAACAACTGAGCCAACTGGCGTTGACCGCGGACATCCTGCCCACCATCTGCCATGCGGCGGGGGTGGATCCGCCCGCCGACCGAAAGCTGGACGGCAAGAACCTGTGGCCCATCCTGACGGCCGGAGCGGCCTCCCAGCATGAGTTCATTGCCTGGGCGGAGGGTCCGCAGCTCGCCATCCGGAAAGGAAAGTGGAAGCTGGTGCTGAACGGCGTCACGCACGACGGCACGCCCGAAGGCCAGAAGCCGCTGGAGGGTGAGGACGCCGTCTTCCTATCAAACCTGGAGGTGGATCCGGGGGAAAGCCGCAACCTGCGCCGGGAGAATCCGGTGGTGGTGGACGAGCTCCAGACCGTCCTGATGCGGTGGCGGAAGGAAGTGGAGACGCAGTAAGCGTCCTGGGCGATTAGCGGCTGCGTTCGCGAGAGACCGCAGCCGCCTTCATGGCGACCTTCTGGCGGTCTTTTTCCAGCCGTAGCAGCTCCGAACGGCGGCGTTCCTTGATGCTTTCGTCAATGAGGTGCCAGAACTTGCGCGCGTAGTCGGCCGCGGAGGCGAGGGCGAAGATCATGGTGCCCCACAGGCAGAAGTTCGCCGGTCCGAGAAGCCAGCGATGATCCTCAGCGGCTAGGGTCAAGGAGATAGCTACCACCTGGGTGACCATCTTCGTCTTGCCCAGATCGCTGGCCTGGATTGTATAGCCTTCACTGGCGGCAATGCTGCGCAGCCCGGAGACGGCAAACTCACGGCCGATGATGAGCACGGCCATCCAGCCAGGTACGCGATGCACCTGGACCAACGAGATCAAGGCAGCTGAAATCAACAGCTTATCGGCGATGGGGTCGAGCAGCATGCCCACCGTGGTGATCTGGTTCCAACGGCGCGCCAGGTAGCCGTCGAGCAGGTCTGTGAACGCTGCAGCCAGAAAGATGAGCAGGGCAACGATGTCGTTGGTGAGGTTGTAGCCGAAGATCTGGTAGACGGAATCGTCCTGAACCAGCACAGCCACCAACATGGGCACGAAGAAGATCCGCAGCAGCGTGAGTGCGTTAGGGATATTCATCAGCCTTCACCCAAGATAAACCAATCCGTGGCAGACACCAACAGATTGGATGGCTTTCTCCTGGCGCGCGTTCCAGGATCACGACCGGCAGCACCGCAAGAATAAGCAAGGGAGCTTAGAGTCCACAAACGAATGAAGGAGGCGCTGCGGCCTGTGGAAATCGACGAGCTCGCAAATCGAGTGTTTACAACTACTTCACAGGAGTTCCAAGCGAAATCCACAACGTTTTCCACAGGCCTTGGAAAACGGCGAGAATCAGACGAAAGGTGCTGTGTCTCGTACAGTTTGAGCCACCTTGTATTGAGCAACGCGCCTTAGGACGGAGGCCGAAACTTCGGCTTCCACCTCACAATAGTCGGCCAGATAGCGCTCCGAGGTGACTCTGGCAAACTCGTGGAGCAGGTGAACGACGCCCAAATCCGTGACGGGGATGTGGAAGGTGGCGAACTCGATGGGGTCCTCGGGCAGCATCCGGTCGATCAGTTCGAGAAGATCGTCGACGCCGTCGCCGTTGTGGGCGGAGACTGAGACGCAGGGGGCGCCGCCGGCCTCGCCGGAGAGACGCCGCAGCAGGGTGGCCGGGCTTTCGCTGGTACCGCCCAGCAGGTCAGCCTTGTTCAGCACGAGAATCTGGGGGGTGTTCTCCGCCCCGATCTCATTCAAAACGCGGCGTACGTGAGAAGAATGCCCGGCGGCGGCAGCGGAAGACGCGTCGACGACGTGCAGCAGGATGGCTGCCTCGGTGACCTCTTCCAGCGTGGCGCGAAAAGCCTGTACAAGCGTAGTAGGAAGCTGCCGGATGAAGCCGACCGTATCGCTGAGCAGGATGCGGCGGCGGCTGGGCAACTGGACCTGCCGCACCGTGGGGTCGAGCGTGGCGAACATGCGTGCGTCGGCCAGCACCCCGGCGCCGGTCAAGCGATTGAAAAGCGTGGACTTCCCCGCGTTCGTGTAGCCCACGAGGGCGAGCGTCTGCAGCGGCACGGCCTGGCGCAGGCGGCGCTGGATGCCGCGCGAGCCGCGCACAGACTCGAGGTCGTGCTGGATCCGCTTGATGCGGTGATGGATGCGGCGGCGATCGGTCTCGAGCTTCGTTTCGCCGGGACCGCGGGTACCAATGCCGGCACCGAGCCGGGACATGGCTATGCCCTTGCCGGTGAGGCGCGGCAGCAGGTAGTTGAGCTGGGCGAGTTCCACCTGCAACTGCCCTTCCCGGGTCCGGGCACGATGAGCAAAGATGTCCAGAATCAACTGGGTACGGTCCACTACCCGGCAATCCAGAGACCGTTCCAGATTGCGCTGCTGGGTGCCGCCCAATTCGTGGTCGACGATGACCACATCGACGTCCATCGCCTTGACCACGGAGCGCAGTTCGTCGAGTTTGCCAGAGCCGATGAGGGTGGCTTGATCAAACGTGGCGCGGCTCTGCAGGATCTTTTCGATGATCTGCGCCCCGGCACTTTCGGCCAGGGTCGCGAGTTCTTGAAGAGACTCTTCCGGTTCAGGAGCGTCCGGCTCTCTTTTGCGTCCGGTTAACTCCACGGCCACCAGAATGGCCCGCTCTCGGTTTTGGTCAGGCAACGAGTGTGTCAGCCCTCCGAACCGTCATTGGCTGGGGCCGCGGGAACGCCGGGCGCACCAGTGGATTGAGACGGATGACCGGACAGGGTGTGAGCCGGCTTCGAGATCACGACGGTGGAAATGGCGTGCTTGAAGATCAGCTGTTCCTGATTGTTGGTTTCCAGGATGACCGAATACTTATCGAAGCTTTTGATACGGCCTGAGAGCTTAACACCGCTCATGAGGTAGATGGTCAGGAAGGTCTTTTCCTTCCTGGCATTGTTCAGGAATGCTTCCTGTATGTTTTGAGCCTGCTTCTCAGCGCCGGGCCGCTTGGGGCCCAATGGGGCCTTTCTCATTTCGTCCATATTGTTTTGCCCCTCCCTTCTCTGCCTGCAAATTGCGTGACCGTTCCGAGGATCTACGCTGGGCCTGGGGACTGCACCCATCAAGGCACAAATCACCCATGCCACTTGGCCCATCGCACTGGCCGGATCGAGGTTCCGCCGTTCGATTGGGCTGCCCATGAGTGTAATCCCGATTGCAAGGATCGGGCAAGTGCCTCATGCCGAAAGGGGTTTCGGCTCCGGGCCGATTGGTCATGGAACCCGTCCGGCGAAAGGGCCCACCGGAGACCGCCCGGGTTGCGGTACATTCTGGTTGGTGGCGCAAGCGGAAGATCTCGGCAAGAAGGTATCGATTCTCAGCATGGGGGTCAGCGGCGGCCTCGCCGTGGCCAAACTGCTGGCCGGCTGGCTGGGCGGCTCGAATTCCGTTCTGGCGGATGGCGTCGAGAGCGCAGGCGATGTGCTCGCTTCGGGATTCATCCTGCTGGGCCTGAGTGTCGCCGCCCGGCCGCCCGACGACAACCATCCCTATGGACATGGGCGCTTTGAGACTCTCACCGGCCTGGGTGTCGGGCTAGCGCTGGCCGCGGTGGGTGCGCTGATCACCTGGCATTCGCTGCAAAACATTGGCGCCGCGCACACTCCGCCCAAGTTCTACGCAGTCTGGCCGCTAATTGCCAGCGTGATTCTGAAGGCCACGCTTTCCACCTACAAGTTCAAAGTGGGACGCAGCATCGGCAGTTCCGCGATCGTGGCCGACGCCTGGAACGACACCGTCGACATCCTGTCCGGCACAGTGGCACTGATTGCCCTCTCCCTGACGCTATACGATCCGGTACGCTTTCTGGCGGCGGACCACTACGGCGGCGCGGCAGTGGGTTTGATCGTCATTGTACTGGGCCTGCAGGTGGTGCGGGAGACCTCGCTCACCCTGATGGACACCATGCCGGACGACGGCCGGATGAACGATATCCGCAAATCGGCGATCTCGGTGAAGGGAGCGTTGGACGTGGAGAAGTGCTACGCGCGCAAAACCGGACTGCGGTACCACGTGGACCTCCACCTGGAAGTGGATCCCGATTTGAGCGTGCGGCGCGGCCACTCGATTGCGGAGGAGGTTCGTAACAAGGTGAAGGCCGATCTGCCCTGGGTGGCGGACGTGCTCGTTCACGTGGAACCCTATGGGGAAAGGGACTGGCATGGAGAATCTTGAGATTGCACGGATGTTGGCCGAGACCGGCGACCTGATGGAGATCGGCGGGGAAGACGGGTTTCGCATTCGCAGCTACAGGAACGCGGCCAGCGTGATTGAGGGCTACCCGGAGAGAATTGCGGACATCCTGAATGATCCGGCGCGCAAGGTGACGGACATCCAGGGGATCGGCAAGGGGATCGCGGAGGCGCTGAAGGAGATCGTGACGCGCGGTTCGTTCGCGCGGCGCGACGAGATGCTGGAGAAGTATCCTCCGACGGCGCTGGAGATGCTCCGGATCCAGGGACTGGGGCCGAAGACGGTGCGCACGCTGTGGGAACACTTCCGGGTGAGTACGCTGGAAGACCTGGAGCGGCTCTGCCGCGAGCACAAACTGCAGGATCTGCCGCGCATGGGCGCGAAGCTGGAAGACAAGATCCTGAAAGGGATCAGCCAGTACCGCCAGAGCGCCGGCCGCTTCCTGTTGAACTACGCGTCGGCCGCGGCCGAGGAACTGGGTGAGTATCTGGGTGCGACGCCGGCGGGCAGTTTCCGGCGCGGCCGGGAGACCGTAGGCGACCTGGACCTGCTGGTCACCGGGGAGAATGCGGAAGCGGCGCTGGCAAAGTTCGTCCAGCATCCCAGGGTGCACGACGTGCTGGGCCAGGGTACGACGAAGGCGTCGGCGTTGTTCGGCCTGGAAGGGCTGCAGGTGGACGTGCGGGCCGTCCCGGCGGAGAGCTACGGCGCGGCGCTGCAGTATTTCACGGGCAACAAGGAACACAATGTCGCGCTGCGGCAACGGGCCCAGAAGATGGGCCTGACGCTGAACGAGTACGGGCTGTTCAAGGTGAGCGACGAGACGCGGGTGGCCGGCGCGACCGAAGAAGAGATCTACGAGGCGCTGGGATTGGCCTGGATCCCGCCCGAGATGCGGGAGAACCAGGGCGAGATCGAGGCGGCCGAAAAGCGGCAGTTGCCCGAGTTGATCGAACTGGAAGACCTGCGGGGCGACCTGCACATGCATACCCGCGAGAGTGACGGCCGGGCCACCATGGAAGAGATGGCCGAGGCAGCCAAGGCGATGGGTTATGAGTACATTGCCATCACGGACCATTCCAAGGCGCTGGCGATGGCCAACGGGTTGGACGAGGCCCGCGCGGTGCAGTTCGCGGCCCAGGTGCGCGAGTTCAATAAAGAGGATCGCGGCATCCGCATCTTCTCCGGGTTGGAGTGCGACATCCTGCGCGACGGCCGGATGGATTTGAGCGAGGACGCGCTAGCCGAGTTGGACTGGGTGGTGGCGAGCGTCCATGGCTACATGAACATCGAAACCCCAGAGATGACCGACCGGCTGCTGCGCTGCATGGAGAGCCCGTCCGTGAAGGTCCTGGGGCATCCCACGGGCCGGGTCCTGCTGCACCGCGAGGCCTACACCTACGACTTTGATCGTGTGGCGGGCGAGGCGGCGAAGCGGGGCGTGTGGATGGAGGTCAACGCGAGTCCGGAGCGGCTGGACCTGTCGGCCAACCTGCTGCGGCGCGCCAAGGCATTGGGCGTGAAGTTCACCATCTCGACGGACGCCCACCACCCGAAGCATCTGGCGAATATGAAGTACGGCGTGAAGATGGCGCGGCGCGGCTGGCTGACGAAGGACGACGTCATGAACACCCGCGGCGTTGCGAAGTTCGCCGCCGCAGTGCGGAAATAGAACGTATGCCCATGAAACTGATTTCATCTGAGAAGCTGCTGGACACTCCGATTTTCCGCGTCACGATGGACCACGCCCTGGATCCGGATGGATTCGAGATCAAGCGGGCCATTGTGCAGCATGACGGCTCGGCCGTGATCATGCCGGTGGACGAGAAGGGGCGGGTGCTGCTGGTGCGGCAATACCGGCTGCCGGCCCGGAAGTATTTGTGGGAGCTCTCGGCCGGCCGGCTGGATCCGGGTGAGACGCCGCTGCAGGCCGCCAAGAGGGAACTGATTGAAGAGACCGGCTACCGCGCCAAGAAGTGGACGAAGCTGACGAAGTTCTACCCCAGCCCGGGTTTTGTGGCCGAAGCAATGACGATTTACGTCGCCCAGGAGTTGAAGGCGGGCGCGGCGACGCCGATGGACGACGAGCGCATCGAGTGCGGCTGGTTCACCTGGAAGCAGATGGGCGAGATGATCGAGAAGGGCGAGATCTGCGACGCGAAGACTCTCATCGGCTGGAGTCTGTGGAAGCTGCGCGGCAAGAAGTGATTTGCAGGAGCGCAGGCCGCGGGTGCTGAGCAGCCCCGCAGCCCGCGCTCAGATTACATCTTCGAAATAAAGGCGAGCATGGCCTTCAGGGCCTGGCCGCGGTGGCTGACCGACATTTTCTTCTCTTCGCTCGCCTCTCCGAAAGTGGAGTTGAAGGGCGGGTAAAAGAAGTGGGGGTCGTAGCCGAAGCCGTTCGGGCCGGCCGGTTCGTCCAGGATGATGCCTTCGACTTCACCCTTGAACATGCCCACGAGCTCGCCCTTGCGCGCCAGAGCGATGACGCAGACAAAGCGGGCGATGCGGTCGTCCTGATCGCGCAGATTCTCGATCAGCAGGCGATTATTGGCCTCGTCGGTGCCTTCGGGGCTGTAGCGGGCGGAGAGCACGCCGGGCGCGCAGTCGAGGGCGTCCACTTCCAGGCCGGAGTCGTCGGCAAAGACGAGATCGTCCGTGTGCTTGGAGTAGTGGAGCGCCTTCTTGATGGCGTTCTCGTCAAACGATTCCCCGTCTTCGACGGCGGGTGGAACCGACTTCATGTTCTCGAGCAGTTGGATGTCGATCTCCGGGTAGCCGAAGTGGGCGGCGGCCATGTGGAATTCACGGACCTTCCCGGAGTTAGTAGTTGCGCAGCGAATGATCATTTTCCTTGTATGGCGGCCTTCTGCAGCTCGAAGAGCTCGGCCAGGCCTTTGCGGGCCAGGGCGATCATCTCGAGCAGGCGGTCGTCCTTGAAACTCAGTTTTTCCGCGGTGGCCTGGAGTTCGACGAACTCGCCGGCGCCGGTCATGACGACGTTCATGTCGACCTCGGCGGCGGAGTCCTCTTCGTAGCAGAGGTCGAGCAGGCTGGCGCCTTTCACGACCCCGACGCTGGTGGCGGCGATGAGATCCTTGAGCGGGTTGCGCTTGAGGACGCCGAATTCCAGCAGCTTTTTCACGGCGAGGGCCAGGGCGACATAGCCGCCGGTGATGGCCGCGGTACGCGTACCGCCGTCGGCCTGGATGACGTCGCAATCGATGACGACGGTGCGCTCGCCCAGGGCTTCCATGTCGACCACGGAGCGCAGGGAGCGGCCGATGAGCCGCTGGATCTCGTGGGTCCGGCCGGACTGTTTGCCTTTGGTGATCTCGCGCGGGGTACGCTCCGCCGTGGCGCGCGGCAGCATGGCGTATTCCGCTGTGACCCAACCGCGGCCGGAGTTGCGGAGGAACGAGGGCAGGCTGTCCTCGACACTCGCGGCGCACAGCACACGGGTATGGCCGACCTCAATGAGAGCCGAACCTTCGGCGGTCATCAGGTAGTTCGTCTGAATCTTGACGGGCCGGAGTTGGTCCGGCTGCCGCTTATCACTGCGCATAGTTGGGTCCTTCCGCTAAGAACGTGCTAGGGAAAAGTACATTACGAGACAAACCAGGACAAGAATCGACCCTATGAGGATAAGGCAGCCCACGGCGCCCGGGTTCTTCGGTCCGGCTGGTGTTTTCTTCCCGCCCGCCGGCTTAATCTTCGCCATACGGACTCTATGGTACCTAAGGGGGCGGTCCCGGGCCTACTTTAACGCGACGGCCGCCGCGCGGAAGAACTCGGCCAGCGCCTTGAGCGATGCCGCCTCGAGGTCTTTCAGCGTGATAGCGACCACCAGGCGGGCACGCTGCTCCAGCGCCATCTGGGTGGCCAGGAACTGGGCGCGGTGATAGTCGGCGGTATAGCCAGCCTCAGGAATCTTTTCAGCTTTTTCGCTGAGCAGGACGGTGGACAGGCAGCGCCCGTGGCCGATGATCATCTCGTGGAAGGAGTGGTTCATGGCCGGCCCTTCGTAGACGTCGACGGGGATCTTTAGACGGGCTCGGAAGAGATCGGCGGCCGCTTTATCGAGCACCTTGCGCAGGGCGATGCCGGACGCCGAATAGCGGGTATCGCCGAAGAACGTCAGTTCGCCGTACTCGATGGTGCGGGCGGCGGAGAGCTGCCGCAACAGCGCGGCGTAGGCGGAGGGTGCATCGCGATCGGCCAGTTCGACGCCGCAGGGCAACCGGTCGTAGTGCAGGGTGATGCCGCCGCGCCATTTGATCTGGCGGGGCGATTCCTTGAGTTGCTTCCACTCGGGCGTCTTCTCGATGCCGCCCTGGAACAGGCCGTTCTGGTAGAGCGGGTTGGTAATGGATTTGTAGAGTTCGACGCTGGGCTGGGTGACGAAGTTCATCTTGCGCAGCCAGGCCAGCCCGAAGACCACGTAGTGGATGGTCTGCATGTAGAAGGACAGGGGCTTGTCCTTCGGAATCGTGAGAATGGCCAGCGGATAGCCGGCACGCTTGAGCAGCGCCATCTTCTGGCGCTCGAAGGCGGGCTCCCCCTGGCGCTCCACCACGAGGAAGACGCGGTCCTGCCGGGCGTCCTTCGGCGGCTGGTAGTCGGCCATTCGGGCGGGCTCGCCGATGATGATCTTGATGCCGAGTTCCTCGCTCTTGCCGAGGCTCTCCTCGAAGTTCTGCTTGGTCCACAGGGCGGCGGCGGCCAGGGATTTGGAGAGGAGGAGGGTGACTTTGTCGCGGCCTTCGGTTCCCTGCTGCTGCAGGAAGGACGACAACGACCAGGCCGTGTGGATCTGCTGCTCGTCGAGCTGGGTGCCGGCGATCCATTGCTGCAGATCGACACCGGCGAGTCCGAGTGGATAGAGGCTGCCGCGCGTGAGAGGCGCGCTGTGGCGGCCGGCGGTGCTGTTGCCGTTATCGAGCTGGAGTTCCACCTTGCGGTAGCCGCGCGGGCCGGCGAACTGGTCGAGCAGCGAGCCGGGCAGCGTCATGTAGACGAAGTTCGGACGGGAGTCCAGCTTGTACTTTTCGTAGAGCTTGGCCAGTTTTTCGAGGTTGACCACGGGCTCGTAGGAAGTCATGCCCATGGCCATGCCCACGATGAGGGAGGACTGGAGGGCATCTTTGAGCGAGCCCTTGGATCGCTTGGTGATATCGGCCAGGATCGCCTTCAACTTGGCGGGGTCGGTCGAGTCGAGGACGTAGCACTTGGGGCCCTTGGCCAGCAGGCCGGCCGCGTTGTACATCGACTTGTCCTCGGCCGAGCCGCCCATGCCGGCCCAGATCAGGAACTTCAGCGGCTTGCCGTGCGTCTGTTTGATGGCGGCGCGAATGGCGTCGAGTTCGGCCTGGACGGTGCCGGGCCATTCAGGGTGCTGGGCGGCGAGCCAGGCCAGGTGAAGAACGCCGAGGCTGTTCTTGGTGACCTTGCCGTCAGGGGTGGTTTCCATGCCGATGCGGACAAACGGGCTGCGGGCGGCATCCAGGACGTCGAAGCCTTTGCGGCGGGCTTTGGCGTCGATGGCCTGCAATTTGGAGAGAATCCGGTCTTCGGCGAAGCGTGCGGCGTGGACGGCGGAGGAAGGAAGATCGTGGAAGAGGGCAAGATTCACGTTCTGGTTGTAGCACAGTCTCACGTGGACAGAAGCGTAATGATATGGTTTGGACATGAGAGTTCCGGCAGGGTTATGGCTGTGCGCGGCGGCGCTGATCCTGGGCGCCTGCACGAGCCTGCCGCATAAGCCGCTGATTCCCGTGCCTCCCTTGCAACTGGGCTCGGACTGGAAGCGGATGGGTGTGGAAACGCCGGCCGTGACCGGCGTGCCCGCGAGTTTGCAGCCGCTCAAGCCGCTGCAATGGGTGAGGACCAGCTACCGGCAGTTGGATCGCAGGGTGCAGGTGCAGGTATTCGGCATGCCCACGGAGGCTTCGGCGTTCGAGGCGCGCCAGAAGTGGCGCAGCGAGGAACGCTCCACGGCGTTCCACAAGAGCAACCTATTTGTCGTCTGTTCGTCTGAGACGGAGGCGATGGCGAATTTGCTGGAGTTCACCAAACTGGTGGAGAACGAATGGCTGCGAGGCGGACGGTAGGATTCGAAGAGAGCGCGAT encodes the following:
- a CDS encoding sulfatase-like hydrolase/transferase, which encodes MPDQLSRRALLGSAVTALEVSAQRPAPAGKPNIIVMMFDDLGVRDFGFLGARDLQTPNIDKLAAGGTTFTNWYSCAPVCAPARGALMTGRYPLRNGVSGNGRPLPPSEKTIATVLKSGGYNTGLCGKWHLGSTPETVPNAHGFDSFYGFLEGCVDYYSHRFYWGEPKRANFHDLWRNRQEIFEDGRYLTERIGEEAVGFIRQRRQQPFFLYTAFNAVHYPMHAPQKYLDRFPNLPPERRMYAAMLSAADDQIGAMVSALESTGQRERTLLFLVGDNGATTERRAGLGQNLASAGHNLPFRGYKFSTFDGGMHVPALMNWPGHIPAGKQLSQLALTADILPTICHAAGVDPPADRKLDGKNLWPILTAGAASQHEFIAWAEGPQLAIRKGKWKLVLNGVTHDGTPEGQKPLEGEDAVFLSNLEVDPGESRNLRRENPVVVDELQTVLMRWRKEVETQ
- a CDS encoding NUDIX hydrolase, with amino-acid sequence MKLISSEKLLDTPIFRVTMDHALDPDGFEIKRAIVQHDGSAVIMPVDEKGRVLLVRQYRLPARKYLWELSAGRLDPGETPLQAAKRELIEETGYRAKKWTKLTKFYPSPGFVAEAMTIYVAQELKAGAATPMDDERIECGWFTWKQMGEMIEKGEICDAKTLIGWSLWKLRGKK
- the pgsA gene encoding CDP-diacylglycerol--glycerol-3-phosphate 3-phosphatidyltransferase — translated: MNIPNALTLLRIFFVPMLVAVLVQDDSVYQIFGYNLTNDIVALLIFLAAAFTDLLDGYLARRWNQITTVGMLLDPIADKLLISAALISLVQVHRVPGWMAVLIIGREFAVSGLRSIAASEGYTIQASDLGKTKMVTQVVAISLTLAAEDHRWLLGPANFCLWGTMIFALASAADYARKFWHLIDESIKERRRSELLRLEKDRQKVAMKAAAVSRERSR
- the rph gene encoding ribonuclease PH → MRSDKRQPDQLRPVKIQTNYLMTAEGSALIEVGHTRVLCAASVEDSLPSFLRNSGRGWVTAEYAMLPRATAERTPREITKGKQSGRTHEIQRLIGRSLRSVVDMEALGERTVVIDCDVIQADGGTRTAAITGGYVALALAVKKLLEFGVLKRNPLKDLIAATSVGVVKGASLLDLCYEEDSAAEVDMNVVMTGAGEFVELQATAEKLSFKDDRLLEMIALARKGLAELFELQKAAIQGK
- the rdgB gene encoding RdgB/HAM1 family non-canonical purine NTP pyrophosphatase; the encoded protein is MIIRCATTNSGKVREFHMAAAHFGYPEIDIQLLENMKSVPPAVEDGESFDENAIKKALHYSKHTDDLVFADDSGLEVDALDCAPGVLSARYSPEGTDEANNRLLIENLRDQDDRIARFVCVIALARKGELVGMFKGEVEGIILDEPAGPNGFGYDPHFFYPPFNSTFGEASEEKKMSVSHRGQALKAMLAFISKM
- a CDS encoding cation diffusion facilitator family transporter, with translation MAQAEDLGKKVSILSMGVSGGLAVAKLLAGWLGGSNSVLADGVESAGDVLASGFILLGLSVAARPPDDNHPYGHGRFETLTGLGVGLALAAVGALITWHSLQNIGAAHTPPKFYAVWPLIASVILKATLSTYKFKVGRSIGSSAIVADAWNDTVDILSGTVALIALSLTLYDPVRFLAADHYGGAAVGLIVIVLGLQVVRETSLTLMDTMPDDGRMNDIRKSAISVKGALDVEKCYARKTGLRYHVDLHLEVDPDLSVRRGHSIAEEVRNKVKADLPWVADVLVHVEPYGERDWHGES
- the hflX gene encoding GTPase HflX produces the protein MPDQNRERAILVAVELTGRKREPDAPEPEESLQELATLAESAGAQIIEKILQSRATFDQATLIGSGKLDELRSVVKAMDVDVVIVDHELGGTQQRNLERSLDCRVVDRTQLILDIFAHRARTREGQLQVELAQLNYLLPRLTGKGIAMSRLGAGIGTRGPGETKLETDRRRIHHRIKRIQHDLESVRGSRGIQRRLRQAVPLQTLALVGYTNAGKSTLFNRLTGAGVLADARMFATLDPTVRQVQLPSRRRILLSDTVGFIRQLPTTLVQAFRATLEEVTEAAILLHVVDASSAAAAGHSSHVRRVLNEIGAENTPQILVLNKADLLGGTSESPATLLRRLSGEAGGAPCVSVSAHNGDGVDDLLELIDRMLPEDPIEFATFHIPVTDLGVVHLLHEFARVTSERYLADYCEVEAEVSASVLRRVAQYKVAQTVRDTAPFV
- the hfq gene encoding RNA chaperone Hfq; this encodes MRKAPLGPKRPGAEKQAQNIQEAFLNNARKEKTFLTIYLMSGVKLSGRIKSFDKYSVILETNNQEQLIFKHAISTVVISKPAHTLSGHPSQSTGAPGVPAAPANDGSEG
- the polX gene encoding DNA polymerase/3'-5' exonuclease PolX; protein product: MENLEIARMLAETGDLMEIGGEDGFRIRSYRNAASVIEGYPERIADILNDPARKVTDIQGIGKGIAEALKEIVTRGSFARRDEMLEKYPPTALEMLRIQGLGPKTVRTLWEHFRVSTLEDLERLCREHKLQDLPRMGAKLEDKILKGISQYRQSAGRFLLNYASAAAEELGEYLGATPAGSFRRGRETVGDLDLLVTGENAEAALAKFVQHPRVHDVLGQGTTKASALFGLEGLQVDVRAVPAESYGAALQYFTGNKEHNVALRQRAQKMGLTLNEYGLFKVSDETRVAGATEEEIYEALGLAWIPPEMRENQGEIEAAEKRQLPELIELEDLRGDLHMHTRESDGRATMEEMAEAAKAMGYEYIAITDHSKALAMANGLDEARAVQFAAQVREFNKEDRGIRIFSGLECDILRDGRMDLSEDALAELDWVVASVHGYMNIETPEMTDRLLRCMESPSVKVLGHPTGRVLLHREAYTYDFDRVAGEAAKRGVWMEVNASPERLDLSANLLRRAKALGVKFTISTDAHHPKHLANMKYGVKMARRGWLTKDDVMNTRGVAKFAAAVRK